A single window of Hyphomicrobiales bacterium DNA harbors:
- a CDS encoding hypothetical protein (Evidence 5 : Unknown function) gives MAISAGEDFDAGCAVDGCAGLGKTGCPKGRGGRICGPIGGTPGAACDGAGLVAGAVGAGAAGEGPAVWACTGIVPSATLAANTLIAARLVRSLRGPSKFRQNADARVPLPDNICFSPSFQCLGSSLNAWR, from the coding sequence GTGGCCATTTCCGCGGGCGAGGACTTCGACGCGGGCTGTGCCGTTGATGGCTGCGCAGGGCTCGGCAAAACCGGCTGTCCCAAAGGCCGCGGCGGCCGGATCTGCGGGCCCATTGGCGGCACACCAGGTGCCGCCTGCGACGGGGCCGGATTGGTGGCTGGTGCCGTGGGCGCCGGCGCGGCGGGGGAGGGCCCTGCCGTCTGGGCCTGCACCGGCATCGTCCCGAGCGCGACACTCGCCGCCAACACACTGATCGCCGCGCGTCTGGTCAGATCTTTGAGGGGGCCAAGCAAGTTCCGGCAAAATGCGGACGCACGGGTGCCGTTGCCAGACAACATCTGCTTCTCCCCAAGCTTTCAATGCCTAGGTTCAAGCCTAAATGCTTGGCGATGA